From Humibacter ginsenosidimutans, a single genomic window includes:
- a CDS encoding aldo/keto reductase, with amino-acid sequence MTQTVPRRALPGTDIQVPALALGSWHTYDRMDFEDAVALVNAAIEHGVNLFDVGVYGFPGMRPPAITDVLFSAIIRGAGVARNQYLLSEKVWTDAYDGGFRPQLEHALFRVGTDHADLAVLGDIHRDDITMHDIATAMHELVDAGLVKAWGVNNWSAANIAELRRIAADEGLVAPVFAQLKYSVARRSIPDGEPFGELFADGFVFEASDCLEGGYLAGRTELTREVGRDPGEVRATLLKTLPAYVALAESLDTTPARLAIAFTLTHPANVTTLFGATRLEQLDDNLAAFELVERLGAERIRSAVEPFWADRDVVDPAGP; translated from the coding sequence ATGACTCAGACCGTCCCCCGCAGGGCGCTGCCGGGCACCGACATCCAGGTGCCCGCTCTCGCCCTCGGCTCGTGGCACACCTACGACCGCATGGACTTCGAAGACGCCGTCGCGCTCGTGAACGCCGCGATCGAGCACGGCGTCAACCTGTTCGACGTCGGAGTGTACGGCTTTCCGGGCATGCGCCCGCCGGCCATCACCGATGTGCTGTTCTCGGCCATCATCAGGGGTGCAGGCGTCGCGCGCAACCAGTACCTGCTCTCCGAGAAGGTGTGGACGGATGCCTACGACGGCGGCTTCCGCCCCCAGCTGGAGCATGCGCTGTTCCGGGTGGGAACCGATCACGCCGACCTGGCCGTGCTCGGCGACATCCACCGCGACGACATCACGATGCACGACATCGCCACAGCCATGCACGAGCTCGTCGACGCCGGCCTGGTGAAGGCGTGGGGCGTCAACAACTGGTCGGCCGCGAACATCGCCGAGCTGCGTCGCATCGCCGCCGACGAGGGGCTCGTCGCGCCGGTGTTCGCCCAGCTGAAGTACTCGGTGGCCAGGCGCTCCATCCCCGACGGCGAACCGTTCGGCGAGCTGTTCGCCGACGGCTTCGTGTTCGAGGCCTCCGACTGTCTCGAGGGCGGATACCTCGCGGGCAGGACTGAGCTCACGCGCGAGGTCGGCCGCGACCCCGGCGAGGTGCGCGCCACCCTGCTGAAGACGCTGCCGGCGTACGTGGCGCTGGCGGAGAGCCTCGACACCACACCCGCGCGCCTGGCGATCGCGTTCACGCTCACCCACCCCGCGAACGTCACGACGCTGTTCGGTGCCACCCGCCTCGAGCAGCTCGACGACAACCTTGCCGCGTTCGAACTCGTCGAGAGGCTCGGAGCCGAGCGCATCCGCTCCGCCGTCGAGCCGTTCTGGGCGGACAGAGACGTCGTCGACCCCGCTGGGCCGTAG